Proteins encoded in a region of the Tumebacillus sp. BK434 genome:
- the atpD gene encoding F0F1 ATP synthase subunit beta: MNTGRISQVLGAVVDVRFPEGQLPALNNALTISYKAQNEGETDINLTLEVALHLGNNVVRTIAMSSTDGLVRGMEVVDTGSPISVPVGPATLGRIFNILGETIDEAGPVAIDRRDPIHSPAPEYADLSTKVEIFETGIKVIDLLAPYIKGGKIGLFGGAGVGKTVTIQELIHNIAKQHGGFSVFAGVGERTREGNDLYHEMTDSGVIEKTAMVFGQMNEPPGARARVALTGLTIAEYFRDVEERDVLFFIDNIFRFTQAGSEVSALLGRMPSAVGYQPTLATEMGQLQERITSTKKGSITSIQAIYVPADDYTDPAPATAFAHLDATTNLERKIAEQALFPAVDPLASTSRALSPDIVGEEHYAVARGVQSVLQRYKELQDIIAILGMDELSDEDKLTVSRARKIQRFLTQPMNVAEQFTGKPGRYVKIADTVRGFKEILDGKHDDIAEGDFYMAGTIDEVVERAKNNA, from the coding sequence ATTTCGTATAAAGCTCAAAACGAAGGTGAAACCGACATCAACCTCACGCTTGAAGTCGCGCTGCACCTCGGTAACAACGTCGTTCGTACGATCGCAATGTCTTCCACCGACGGCCTGGTCCGCGGTATGGAAGTTGTTGACACCGGTTCTCCGATCTCCGTACCGGTAGGTCCGGCGACTCTGGGCCGCATTTTCAACATCCTGGGTGAAACGATCGACGAAGCGGGCCCGGTTGCAATCGACCGCCGCGATCCGATCCACTCCCCGGCTCCGGAATACGCAGACCTCTCCACCAAGGTTGAGATCTTCGAAACCGGGATCAAAGTTATCGACTTGCTCGCACCGTACATCAAGGGCGGCAAGATCGGTCTGTTCGGCGGCGCAGGTGTAGGCAAGACCGTTACCATCCAGGAGCTCATCCACAACATCGCGAAACAGCACGGCGGTTTCTCCGTATTCGCAGGTGTTGGTGAGCGTACCCGCGAAGGTAACGACCTGTACCACGAGATGACCGACTCCGGCGTTATCGAGAAGACCGCCATGGTCTTCGGCCAGATGAACGAGCCGCCGGGCGCACGTGCCCGCGTAGCACTGACCGGTCTGACGATCGCTGAATACTTCCGCGATGTTGAAGAGCGCGACGTACTGTTCTTCATCGACAACATCTTCCGCTTCACCCAAGCAGGTTCCGAGGTATCCGCACTGCTCGGCCGTATGCCGTCCGCAGTAGGTTACCAGCCGACCCTGGCAACAGAAATGGGTCAGCTGCAAGAGCGTATCACCTCGACCAAAAAAGGTTCCATCACGTCCATCCAAGCAATCTACGTTCCGGCCGACGACTACACCGACCCGGCTCCGGCAACCGCGTTTGCTCACTTGGACGCGACGACCAACCTTGAGCGTAAAATCGCTGAGCAAGCGCTGTTCCCGGCTGTTGACCCGCTCGCTTCCACTTCCCGCGCTCTGTCCCCGGACATCGTAGGCGAAGAGCACTACGCGGTAGCTCGCGGCGTTCAGTCCGTCCTGCAGCGCTACAAAGAACTGCAAGACATCATCGCGATCCTCGGTATGGATGAGCTCTCCGATGAAGACAAGCTGACCGTTTCCCGTGCCCGTAAGATCCAGCGTTTCCTGACCCAGCCGATGAACGTTGCAGAACAGTTCACCGGTAAGCCGGGCCGTTACGTGAAGATCGCTGACACCGTTCGCGGTTTCAAAGAAATCCTCGACGGCAAGCATGACGACATTGCAGAAGGTGACTTCTACATGGCGGGCACGATCGACGAAGTTGTCGAGCGTGCGAAGAATAATGCCTAA
- a CDS encoding F0F1 ATP synthase subunit epsilon, which translates to MNKMPIEIVTPERKVYANEANLIIARGGDGDLGIMAGHTPLVTTLKISTLRVKTDQGEDVISVAGGFLEVKPEKVSVLAEAAELPEEIDVDRATRAKERAERRLADRGESFDQVRAEIALERAINRLRVATNKNHR; encoded by the coding sequence ATGAACAAAATGCCTATCGAAATCGTCACTCCTGAACGCAAGGTGTACGCAAATGAGGCAAACCTGATCATCGCGCGCGGCGGCGACGGCGACCTCGGCATCATGGCCGGGCACACGCCTCTCGTCACCACCTTGAAGATCAGCACCCTCCGCGTGAAAACGGATCAAGGCGAAGATGTGATCTCCGTGGCCGGCGGCTTCTTGGAAGTCAAGCCGGAGAAGGTATCTGTGCTCGCAGAAGCGGCAGAGCTGCCGGAGGAGATCGACGTCGATCGTGCGACCCGTGCGAAAGAGCGTGCGGAACGCCGTCTGGCGGACCGCGGCGAATCTTTTGACCAAGTTCGTGCGGAAATTGCTCTTGAGCGTGCCATCAACCGACTCCGAGTGGCGACGAACAAAAACCATCGCTAA
- a CDS encoding NADH-quinone oxidoreductase subunit A, with protein MVSYWNSYVFISLFLLLGLLLPIGALWVAGPFLRPKNPTPEKLTTYESGVEPFGEAHVRYNVRYYLFALMFVVFDVEIMFLYPWAVSFDSLGLFGLVEMLIFLGLLVLGLVYAWKKKVLEWK; from the coding sequence ATGGTCTCGTATTGGAACAGCTACGTCTTTATCTCCCTGTTCCTCTTGTTGGGCTTGCTGCTCCCGATCGGAGCGTTGTGGGTAGCCGGACCGTTCCTGCGTCCGAAGAACCCCACGCCGGAAAAACTCACGACCTACGAGTCCGGCGTCGAGCCGTTTGGTGAAGCGCACGTCCGTTATAACGTCCGCTACTACCTGTTTGCACTCATGTTTGTGGTGTTTGACGTGGAAATCATGTTCCTGTATCCATGGGCTGTATCGTTCGACAGCCTCGGCTTGTTTGGTTTGGTCGAAATGCTGATCTTCCTTGGACTGTTAGTATTAGGTCTCGTCTATGCCTGGAAAAAGAAGGTGTTGGAATGGAAATGA
- a CDS encoding NADH-quinone oxidoreductase subunit B — MQFEGFTEEESQELSKAGIIIGTLEQIKGWARSNSLWPLTFATACCGIEMMGTGAANYDLDRFGIIFRASPRQADCIIIAGTITKKMAPILKRLYDQMPEPKWVVAMGSCATAGGPYVRAYSVVKGADQVIPVDVYIPGCPPSPPALIYGLNKLQDKIRLESKGKKVR; from the coding sequence ATGCAGTTCGAGGGCTTCACAGAAGAGGAGTCGCAAGAACTGTCCAAAGCAGGCATCATCATCGGTACGCTGGAGCAGATCAAGGGCTGGGCGCGTTCGAACTCGCTGTGGCCGTTGACCTTTGCGACCGCGTGCTGCGGCATTGAAATGATGGGCACGGGTGCTGCGAACTATGACCTCGACCGTTTCGGGATCATCTTCCGTGCATCCCCGCGCCAAGCGGACTGCATCATCATCGCCGGCACGATCACCAAGAAGATGGCGCCGATCTTGAAGCGCCTCTATGATCAAATGCCGGAGCCGAAATGGGTCGTGGCGATGGGTTCCTGCGCAACTGCAGGCGGCCCGTATGTACGCGCTTACTCGGTCGTCAAAGGTGCAGACCAGGTGATCCCGGTCGACGTCTACATCCCGGGCTGCCCGCCGTCTCCGCCCGCTCTGATCTACGGGCTGAACAAACTCCAGGATAAGATCCGTTTGGAGTCCAAAGGGAAGAAGGTGCGATAG
- a CDS encoding NADH-quinone oxidoreductase subunit C, with protein sequence MSEETKAPESKPEAAAEVKAEAKPEAAAKPAAAAKPAAAAKPAAAKEETPETVDPRVEAANAKLEQIKQRIVAQFGEEVIEEAALAKFQPTFVIKNENWPAVVEFLKVTDDLAFVYAEVMAGTDHMAKGYCEVYLNVHSFVLDMDLALKVRTPRDEASVPSIAHIFNGLNWEEREIYDLVGVNFPGHPDMRRIMLEDYWQGHPLRKDYVVKD encoded by the coding sequence ATGAGCGAAGAAACCAAAGCGCCTGAATCAAAACCGGAAGCAGCAGCTGAAGTGAAAGCAGAAGCGAAGCCCGAAGCGGCTGCCAAACCTGCAGCAGCGGCGAAACCGGCGGCAGCAGCGAAGCCGGCAGCTGCCAAAGAAGAAACGCCAGAGACTGTTGACCCGCGCGTAGAAGCGGCCAACGCGAAGCTGGAGCAGATCAAACAACGCATCGTGGCCCAATTCGGCGAAGAGGTGATCGAAGAAGCAGCCCTCGCCAAGTTTCAGCCGACGTTCGTGATCAAAAACGAAAACTGGCCGGCTGTCGTCGAGTTCCTCAAAGTCACCGACGACCTGGCATTTGTCTACGCCGAAGTGATGGCCGGCACCGACCACATGGCCAAAGGCTACTGCGAAGTGTACCTCAACGTGCACTCCTTCGTGCTCGACATGGACCTGGCGCTGAAAGTCCGCACCCCGCGCGACGAAGCGTCCGTTCCGTCGATCGCACACATCTTCAATGGCTTGAACTGGGAGGAGCGCGAGATCTACGACCTCGTCGGCGTCAACTTCCCGGGGCATCCGGACATGCGCAGAATCATGCTCGAAGACTACTGGCAAGGGCACCCGCTGCGCAAAGATTACGTTGTGAAGGACTAG
- a CDS encoding NADH-quinone oxidoreductase subunit D: MAEIRTEELLMNIGPQHPSTHGVLRVVVKVDGEIIRDAEPVVGYLHRGTEKLAEDLQYTQIIPYTDRMDYLASMVNNHAIVNAVERAMDLEIPERAEHLRIIVVELNRIASHLVFLGTYLLDLGAMSPFLYAFANREKITDLFNRISGARLTFNYMRVGGVKWDAPEGWVQDVLDFIAHLRKEMEMFHELVTGNEIFLERVKGVGVYDADTAINYCLSGINLRSTGFNWDLRKNKPYSIYDRFDFNVVTGKNGDCYDRYMCHMEEIVESMKIVEQAAQQIPDGPVMGKVPKILRVPAGEYYSAVEGVRGELGLYIVSEGKDKPYRIKWRRPSFINLQLLPKLLEGQSMSNLIAVLGAVDIVLGEVDA; the protein is encoded by the coding sequence ATGGCTGAAATTCGCACTGAAGAACTCTTAATGAACATCGGTCCTCAGCACCCTAGTACGCACGGCGTACTGCGTGTTGTGGTCAAGGTGGACGGCGAGATCATCCGCGATGCGGAACCGGTAGTCGGCTACCTGCACCGCGGAACCGAGAAATTGGCAGAAGACCTGCAATATACGCAGATCATCCCGTACACCGACCGCATGGACTACCTGGCTTCGATGGTCAACAACCATGCGATCGTCAATGCGGTTGAACGCGCGATGGACCTGGAAATCCCGGAGCGCGCAGAACACCTGCGCATCATCGTCGTCGAACTGAACCGCATTGCATCGCACTTGGTGTTCCTCGGCACCTACCTGCTCGACTTGGGCGCGATGAGCCCGTTCTTGTACGCCTTTGCGAACCGCGAGAAGATCACCGACCTGTTCAACCGGATCTCCGGCGCCCGCCTGACGTTCAACTACATGCGCGTCGGCGGCGTCAAGTGGGATGCTCCGGAAGGCTGGGTGCAAGATGTGCTCGACTTCATCGCACACTTGCGCAAAGAGATGGAAATGTTCCATGAACTGGTCACCGGCAACGAGATCTTCTTGGAGCGCGTCAAGGGAGTCGGCGTCTACGATGCGGACACTGCGATCAACTACTGCTTGTCCGGCATCAACCTGCGCTCGACCGGCTTCAACTGGGACCTGCGCAAGAACAAGCCGTACTCGATCTATGACCGTTTCGACTTCAACGTCGTCACCGGCAAAAACGGCGACTGCTACGACCGCTACATGTGCCACATGGAAGAGATCGTCGAGTCGATGAAGATCGTCGAGCAAGCCGCTCAGCAGATCCCGGACGGCCCGGTGATGGGCAAAGTGCCGAAGATCCTGCGCGTGCCGGCCGGCGAATACTACTCCGCTGTCGAAGGCGTGCGCGGCGAACTCGGCCTGTACATCGTCTCCGAAGGCAAAGACAAACCGTACCGCATCAAATGGCGTCGTCCGTCCTTCATCAACCTCCAGCTTCTGCCGAAGCTGCTGGAAGGCCAGTCCATGTCCAACCTGATCGCGGTCCTCGGCGCCGTCGATATCGTGCTTGGGGAGGTTGACGCGTAA
- the nuoH gene encoding NADH-quinone oxidoreductase subunit NuoH produces MFSWLDKPMELSTFLNMVIGAVIVLAFILGVVTYTIYFERKVIGWMQWRIGPNRVGPLGLLQTVADVLKLLIKEDIVPAKADRNIFLIAPLIAFFPSFMVLAVIPFSATHIFTAASNVGILYYIALSATSILGVVLAGWASNNKYSLIGGMRSAAQMISYEVPLAMSMLGVVLLAGSLNMVDIVEAQKEFPYVWYVVPQALGFIIFIISATAELNRTPFDLPEAESELVAGYFTEYTGFRFAFFMLAEYVYVFAMSALGTTLFLGGWEGPFLPGWLWFAIKVSAFIFFFFWVRATMPRIRTDQLLVFSWKVLIPLALLNLVLTAVLKYLI; encoded by the coding sequence ATGTTTTCCTGGCTGGATAAGCCGATGGAACTGTCAACGTTCCTGAATATGGTGATTGGCGCCGTGATCGTCCTCGCCTTCATTCTCGGCGTGGTCACCTACACGATCTACTTCGAGCGCAAAGTCATCGGCTGGATGCAATGGCGGATCGGTCCGAACCGCGTAGGTCCCCTCGGGCTCCTGCAGACGGTCGCGGACGTTCTGAAGCTGTTGATCAAAGAAGATATTGTCCCGGCGAAAGCGGACCGCAACATCTTCCTGATCGCGCCGCTGATCGCCTTTTTCCCGTCGTTCATGGTCCTCGCAGTGATTCCGTTCTCCGCGACGCACATCTTCACGGCGGCGAGCAACGTCGGCATTCTGTACTACATCGCCCTCTCGGCGACGTCGATCCTTGGCGTCGTGCTTGCCGGCTGGGCGTCGAACAACAAGTACTCGCTGATCGGCGGGATGCGTTCGGCAGCACAGATGATCTCCTATGAAGTACCGCTTGCGATGTCGATGCTCGGCGTTGTGTTGCTGGCAGGCTCGCTGAACATGGTGGATATCGTCGAAGCGCAAAAGGAATTCCCGTACGTCTGGTACGTCGTGCCGCAAGCGCTCGGCTTCATCATCTTCATCATCTCGGCGACTGCAGAACTGAACCGCACGCCGTTCGACTTGCCGGAAGCTGAGTCTGAGCTGGTCGCAGGTTACTTCACCGAGTACACCGGCTTCCGCTTCGCCTTCTTCATGCTGGCAGAATATGTGTACGTATTCGCTATGTCTGCGCTTGGCACCACGCTGTTCCTCGGCGGCTGGGAAGGTCCGTTCCTCCCGGGTTGGCTGTGGTTTGCGATCAAGGTATCGGCGTTTATCTTCTTCTTCTTCTGGGTGCGTGCAACGATGCCGCGGATTCGTACCGACCAGCTGCTCGTCTTTTCCTGGAAAGTGCTGATTCCGCTGGCCTTGCTGAATCTGGTGCTCACAGCAGTCCTCAAATATCTGATCTAA
- a CDS encoding NADH-quinone oxidoreductase subunit I: MFGFLKGLKVTFAQLTHKKVTLMYPDEMPDFGERFRGVHKFSPEKCIVCNQCARVCPTSCISLSGTRGGDKKLHIDTYDINFEICILCDLCTEVCPTEAIQMTDTFELATYNRVDLYKNMFWLDENRKKTEGILEHDGSAFGGEK, translated from the coding sequence ATGTTCGGTTTCCTTAAAGGGTTGAAAGTCACCTTCGCCCAACTCACGCATAAGAAGGTCACCCTGATGTATCCGGATGAGATGCCGGACTTCGGCGAACGCTTCCGTGGGGTTCACAAGTTCTCGCCTGAGAAATGCATCGTGTGCAACCAGTGCGCGCGGGTCTGCCCGACCTCCTGCATCTCGCTTTCGGGCACGCGCGGCGGCGACAAGAAGCTGCACATTGACACCTATGACATCAACTTCGAAATCTGCATCCTTTGCGACCTGTGCACCGAAGTGTGCCCGACCGAAGCGATCCAGATGACTGATACCTTCGAACTTGCGACGTACAACCGGGTCGACCTGTATAAAAACATGTTCTGGCTCGACGAGAACCGCAAGAAGACCGAAGGCATCCTCGAACATGACGGTTCTGCTTTCGGGGGTGAAAAGTAA
- a CDS encoding NADH-quinone oxidoreductase subunit J codes for MFGGIEFTGQNIAFFLISLFVIACGVLLLSLRKVLYMALAVGGVFIGVAGIYIMLEAEFLAFIQILLYAGAITIMMLFAIMLTRHDEIEKPQKVTAHPVWAAIAAIGLGGIILYVTKFAGLRWPSPTDSPWEGQDNVKLIGESLFGQYVIPFELVSVVLIVALVGAITLANKEEK; via the coding sequence ATGTTCGGTGGCATTGAATTTACCGGGCAGAACATCGCGTTTTTTCTGATCTCGCTGTTCGTCATCGCATGCGGCGTCCTGCTGCTCTCGCTTCGCAAAGTGCTGTACATGGCACTGGCTGTCGGCGGCGTGTTCATCGGCGTCGCGGGGATCTATATCATGCTCGAAGCGGAGTTTCTCGCTTTCATCCAAATCCTGCTCTACGCAGGCGCCATCACGATCATGATGCTCTTCGCGATCATGCTGACGCGGCATGACGAAATCGAAAAACCGCAAAAGGTCACCGCACACCCGGTGTGGGCGGCGATCGCTGCGATCGGTCTTGGCGGCATCATTCTCTACGTGACCAAATTCGCAGGCCTGCGCTGGCCGTCTCCGACCGACTCCCCGTGGGAAGGTCAGGACAACGTCAAGCTGATCGGCGAATCCTTGTTCGGCCAATACGTCATTCCGTTCGAGCTGGTCTCGGTGGTGCTGATCGTAGCACTCGTTGGCGCGATTACTCTTGCAAACAAGGAGGAGAAGTAA
- the nuoK gene encoding NADH-quinone oxidoreductase subunit NuoK: MSVEQFITLGAILFCIGLYGALTKRNIIIVLVSVELMLNAVNINLLTFARFGLMPSMNGQIFTLFAMTIAAAEVAVGLAILISLYRNRNTSDVRDQDLMKW, from the coding sequence ATGTCGGTTGAACAGTTTATTACGCTCGGCGCGATTCTGTTTTGTATCGGTCTTTACGGCGCGCTGACCAAGCGCAACATCATCATCGTCCTCGTCTCGGTCGAGCTGATGCTCAACGCCGTCAACATCAACCTGCTGACGTTTGCGCGCTTCGGTCTGATGCCGTCGATGAACGGCCAGATCTTTACCCTCTTTGCGATGACGATCGCAGCGGCGGAAGTGGCTGTCGGTCTCGCAATTTTGATCTCGTTGTACCGGAACCGCAATACCAGCGACGTTCGGGATCAAGACCTCATGAAATGGTAA
- the nuoL gene encoding NADH-quinone oxidoreductase subunit L: MVEYAWLVPLFPLVAYVLLFVLGRRAQEGIVTAISVLAALAGFAVSLFILSDVKANGASAPYIFHWLSVGETTLSMGYEVTQLNAMMLVVVTFISTLVLLFSKSYMHGDERFPVFYQYLNLFIFSMLGLVISPNLLQVYIFWELVGLCSFLLVGFWYFKPEAAAAAKKAFIVTRIGDVGLFIGIVLLFIATGTFEYAGIFQAIETKTFLIDWISPEALITLVAILIFIGAIGKSAQFPLHTWLPDAMEGPTPVSALIHAATMVAAGVYLVARAFPIFEASPDALMVIAIIGAVTAILAALIGLTQNDIKRVVAYSTVSQLGYMVMALGVSAYVASTFHLMTHAFFKALLFLAAGSVIHAIHHNQDIRAMGGLWKKLPITGWTFLIGALALSGIPPFAGFWSKDEILLGAYHSGNTVLFVLGLLAAFCTAFYIFRVFFMTFTGEFRGEKEVYEHAHESGPLMTIPLVLLAIMAIVAGLLNSPVTGYAFEHFMLHDGEIGAVHTPELWIAVLATVVALLGIGLAYLMYKSKSIDPAKLGSGALRPLYQLSYNKFYFDELYNYVIVKPVVFIGRVLNFIDKWIVDGLVHLFGEATVVGALGLKYSQNGQVQTYGLISVLGAIALIAGALIWGGVVK; encoded by the coding sequence ATGGTCGAATATGCCTGGTTAGTTCCCCTCTTCCCGCTGGTGGCGTATGTGCTTCTGTTCGTGCTCGGTCGGCGGGCGCAAGAGGGTATTGTCACTGCGATCAGCGTGCTGGCAGCGCTGGCGGGCTTCGCGGTATCGCTTTTCATCTTGTCGGATGTGAAAGCAAACGGTGCGTCTGCACCTTACATCTTCCACTGGCTCTCCGTCGGCGAAACAACGCTGTCGATGGGTTATGAAGTCACCCAGCTCAACGCGATGATGCTGGTGGTGGTCACGTTCATCTCCACGCTGGTGCTGCTCTTCTCGAAGAGCTACATGCACGGCGATGAGCGTTTCCCGGTGTTCTATCAATATCTCAACCTGTTTATCTTCTCGATGCTCGGTCTGGTCATCTCGCCGAACCTCCTGCAAGTCTACATCTTCTGGGAACTGGTCGGCCTGTGCTCCTTCCTGCTCGTAGGCTTCTGGTACTTCAAGCCGGAAGCGGCTGCCGCAGCGAAAAAAGCATTTATCGTCACCCGTATCGGTGACGTCGGTCTCTTCATCGGGATCGTGCTGCTCTTTATCGCCACCGGCACGTTCGAATATGCCGGCATCTTCCAAGCGATCGAGACCAAGACGTTCCTGATCGATTGGATCTCGCCGGAAGCGTTGATCACGCTCGTCGCGATCCTGATCTTCATCGGCGCGATCGGCAAATCGGCACAATTCCCGCTGCACACCTGGCTTCCGGACGCGATGGAAGGCCCGACTCCGGTCTCCGCGCTGATCCACGCCGCCACGATGGTTGCAGCCGGCGTCTACCTCGTCGCACGCGCGTTCCCGATCTTCGAAGCATCTCCGGATGCCTTGATGGTCATCGCGATCATCGGTGCGGTCACCGCGATCCTCGCGGCGCTGATCGGTCTGACGCAAAACGACATTAAGCGTGTCGTCGCCTACTCGACCGTCTCGCAGCTCGGCTACATGGTGATGGCGCTCGGCGTTTCGGCGTATGTGGCATCGACGTTCCACCTGATGACGCACGCCTTCTTCAAAGCCCTGCTGTTCCTCGCAGCAGGTTCGGTCATCCATGCGATCCACCACAACCAGGACATCCGTGCGATGGGCGGGCTGTGGAAGAAGCTGCCGATCACCGGCTGGACGTTCCTGATCGGCGCGCTCGCGCTGTCCGGGATTCCGCCGTTCGCCGGCTTCTGGTCGAAAGATGAAATCCTGCTCGGAGCGTACCACTCCGGCAACACGGTGCTGTTCGTGCTGGGTCTGCTGGCCGCTTTCTGCACTGCGTTCTACATCTTCCGCGTGTTCTTCATGACCTTCACCGGCGAGTTCCGCGGTGAGAAGGAAGTCTATGAGCACGCGCATGAATCCGGTCCGCTGATGACCATCCCGCTCGTCCTGCTCGCGATCATGGCGATCGTCGCAGGTCTGCTCAACTCGCCGGTCACCGGCTACGCGTTTGAGCACTTCATGCTGCATGACGGCGAGATCGGTGCAGTACACACGCCGGAGCTGTGGATCGCCGTCTTGGCGACGGTCGTCGCGCTGCTTGGCATCGGGCTTGCATACCTGATGTACAAGTCGAAATCGATCGATCCGGCCAAATTGGGCTCGGGCGCGCTGCGTCCGCTGTACCAGCTGTCTTACAACAAGTTCTATTTTGACGAACTCTACAACTATGTGATCGTCAAGCCGGTCGTCTTCATCGGCCGCGTGCTCAACTTTATCGACAAGTGGATCGTCGACGGCCTCGTCCATCTCTTTGGCGAAGCGACAGTCGTCGGAGCGCTTGGCCTGAAATACAGCCAGAACGGCCAAGTCCAGACGTACGGTCTGATCTCCGTTCTCGGCGCCATTGCGCTGATCGCCGGCGCATTGATCTGGGGAGGTGTTGTGAAATGA
- a CDS encoding NADH-quinone oxidoreductase subunit M: protein MMGNLLTIIVFLPLLAALIIGFVPRSSQGQARSIALIATFLSLLFAGIVYAGFDFGAKGMQYTESAEWINIANAYKDQALVIGYDLGVDGLSMPFLLLTGIVSFLAVLASGRIQHRAKEYYIWFLLLVTGLYGCFVALDLFLFFLFLELTLIPMYFLIGIWGGERKGPVATKFLVYRGIASAFILVAFIAMAFKAADATGVISLNMLTIADAFSKASPDLITAAFKNGIFLVLFLAILIEEAFFPFHTWLPDTHEQAPSAVSMIVGGVLMKIGAYVLFRIAVGILPDAVQHYAVLIAVIGVINIVYAALIAMVQKDWRRLLAFSAISHMGIVLLGVAAMNQAGIQGGIFMTISSGLLSALLFFLIGAIKERTGTALIAGLGGLSKPMPILAGFLLAAALGSLGLPGMSGFISEILAFMGSFEVFPVLSAVGALGIILAAVYLLWAMQRTTYGPTSAQLEGVTDARPIEFVPAIVLLALIILIGVYPQILSDLVNPSIQTLVTRIGG from the coding sequence ATGATGGGGAACCTGCTGACCATCATCGTTTTCCTCCCGCTGCTGGCCGCACTGATCATCGGCTTTGTTCCGCGCAGCAGCCAAGGACAGGCGCGCTCGATCGCATTGATCGCGACCTTCCTGTCGCTGCTGTTTGCAGGCATCGTCTACGCGGGCTTTGATTTTGGCGCGAAGGGCATGCAGTACACCGAATCGGCTGAGTGGATCAACATCGCGAACGCTTACAAAGATCAGGCGCTCGTCATCGGCTACGACCTTGGCGTCGACGGCCTGTCGATGCCGTTCCTGCTGCTCACCGGCATCGTCTCCTTCCTCGCCGTTCTGGCATCCGGACGGATCCAGCACCGGGCGAAGGAGTACTACATCTGGTTCCTGCTGCTCGTCACCGGTCTCTACGGCTGCTTCGTGGCCCTCGACCTGTTCCTGTTCTTCCTGTTCCTTGAGCTGACCCTGATCCCGATGTACTTCCTGATCGGCATCTGGGGCGGCGAGCGCAAAGGCCCCGTGGCGACGAAGTTCCTCGTCTACCGTGGGATCGCGTCTGCGTTCATTCTGGTCGCGTTCATCGCGATGGCCTTCAAAGCGGCCGACGCAACCGGCGTGATTTCCCTGAACATGCTGACGATCGCCGATGCGTTCTCGAAGGCATCGCCCGACCTGATCACGGCCGCCTTCAAAAACGGCATCTTCCTGGTGCTGTTCCTGGCGATCCTGATCGAGGAAGCGTTCTTCCCGTTCCACACCTGGCTGCCGGACACGCATGAACAAGCGCCGTCCGCAGTCTCGATGATCGTCGGCGGCGTGCTGATGAAAATCGGCGCGTACGTCCTGTTCCGCATCGCCGTCGGCATCCTGCCGGACGCGGTGCAGCACTACGCAGTGTTGATCGCCGTGATCGGTGTGATCAACATCGTCTACGCGGCTCTGATCGCGATGGTGCAAAAAGACTGGCGCCGCCTGCTGGCGTTCTCCGCGATTTCGCACATGGGGATCGTGCTGCTCGGCGTCGCTGCGATGAACCAGGCGGGCATCCAGGGCGGGATCTTCATGACGATCTCCTCCGGTCTGCTCTCCGCGCTCTTGTTCTTCCTGATCGGCGCGATCAAGGAGCGCACCGGCACGGCGCTGATCGCCGGTCTGGGCGGTCTGTCCAAGCCGATGCCGATCCTCGCCGGCTTCCTGCTGGCAGCGGCGCTCGGTTCGCTCGGCCTGCCGGGCATGAGCGGGTTTATCTCTGAGATTCTGGCGTTTATGGGCTCGTTTGAAGTATTCCCGGTCCTCTCGGCTGTGGGTGCGCTTGGGATCATCCTCGCGGCTGTCTACCTGCTCTGGGCGATGCAGCGCACGACCTATGGTCCGACGTCTGCACAGCTTGAAGGGGTGACAGACGCCCGTCCGATCGAATTTGTTCCGGCGATCGTTCTGCTCGCGCTGATCATTTTGATCGGGGTCTACCCGCAAATCCTCAGTGACCTGGTGAACCCGTCGATCCAAACGCTCGTCACCAGGATAGGAGGGTAG